GCCTCATTGATAGACAATGGCATGTTTCGCTCTGTTCGGAGATATGCTGGATTTTGAGGTGATGGCAGAGTAATAGAGTAACTGTTTAGCATGAGGACTATTGAAGCCATTGTGGGCCTGTCAGCTGGATTTTCTTGTACACATAATAAGCCAATTTGAAGACATCTAATCACTTCATTTCTCGAGTAAGAACCTCCCAAAGTTGGATCCAAAAATTCCAGTAGTGTTCCGTCCTCGCAATGTTTCCAAGCCTACGCCAATTGGTAAGGTAATGTTAGAAAGTTACACTCTTTACTCTCAATTGGATATGATGAAATTTGCAAAAACATGAGATCTATTCATACTCACAAAGCTCAAAAGGTCTGGTGGACCATCTGATTGATAAAAAGAATTGATTTTCTTGCCACTTAAAAtcactaaaattaatatacCAAAGCTATACACATCAGATTTCGCCGAGAATTGTCCATACATAACATATTCTGGAGACATATAACCATTGCAAAACAACACATCGATACCACATTAATATTgataaaaagaaagtaattaGATATGCTATTGCAATTATGTAAACAATGTTATTCGTGTAGTACAGCTTATAACATTACTCCATGAATACATGCAAGCTGTAGCGACAGAAGTTTGGAGTAACTATGCAAAAtctaaattatttgatttttttttcctcaacttCTTTGCCTTATAAGTATATTATTTGTAGGATGATGAAATGAATTTAGAACTTACAATGTACCAGCAACCCTACTAGTGTTTGCCTGCGTTTGGTCAACAGCAAAAATCTTTGCCATTCCAAAATCTGAAATCTTTGGATTCATGTTCTCGTCTAATAAAACATTACTAGCTTTAAGATCATGATGTATAATTTTAAGTCGTGAATCTTCATGAAGATAAAGCATTCCTCGAGCAATCCCACCAATAATCTTGTAACGTTTTGACCAATCTAGTTTTCCATGCCTTTCAGGTTCTACACATTCATAAAAATTCCATATTCTAATTAGAATAATCGATTAAATTCACATACACATTCAACTAAATCAATTAacttcagaatttttttttttttgaaaacaatatatagaaaagaaatttattccTTTCATCTCTTGTATGTCACACAAGACCATGATGAATTTCTAAATAGCTAAGTAAACTGCAAGCTAGACCCTTATTGAATGGATTTGGCCCTCCCTTTGAGGTTAAAACTTAATCTCACATTTCCTaagacaataaaaataaaaatatgattgcAAGGAACACACCATATAGAAAGTAGTCAAGGCTTTTGTTGGGCACAAATTCGTAGACAAGTatcttttcttctccttccaAACAAAATCCCAAATGCCGTACAAGATTTCTGTGTTGAAGCTTGGCTACCAATACAACCTCATTTTTAAATTCTCCTGCACCTTGTCT
The sequence above is drawn from the Quercus lobata isolate SW786 chromosome 12, ValleyOak3.0 Primary Assembly, whole genome shotgun sequence genome and encodes:
- the LOC115970513 gene encoding cysteine-rich receptor-like protein kinase 10, translated to MVAPSPSKRFLLYIANTEQSLGALLAQEQGGMEKQVYYISKLMMRPELSLPMNQNIVYAGKSHISSLTIVAIVAPIIVSVVLFFMGYCFLIRRKASKTIQEENAANEISIVESLQFDFATIEAATNKFSDDKKLGEGGFGQVYKGILANRQEIAVKRLSRSSRQGAGEFKNEVVLVAKLQHRNLVRHLGFCLEGEEKILVYEFVPNKSLDYFLYEPERHGKLDWSKRYKIIGGIARGMLYLHEDSRLKIIHHDLKASNVLLDENMNPKISDFGMAKIFAVDQTQANTSRVAGTYGYMSPEYVMYGQFSAKSDVYSFGILILVILSGKKINSFYQSDGPPDLLSFAWKHCEDGTLLEFLDPTLGGSYSRNEVIRCLQIGLLCVQENPADRPTMASIVLMLNSYSITLPSPQNPAYLRTERNMPLSINEASITEVYTR